From one Pseudoliparis swirei isolate HS2019 ecotype Mariana Trench chromosome 5, NWPU_hadal_v1, whole genome shotgun sequence genomic stretch:
- the crb1 gene encoding protein crumbs homolog 1 isoform X3 has protein sequence MMWTPAPWIWGILLLGSGSLCQELVDPCDSAPCHNGGRCESRPVCRCLRDGVLYGGERCGVRLVGCEGHECQNRGSCSPFLSDGTHGYTCSCSPGHTGPLCGTPTTFSFERSGYLLLRSPPVDTGESCNVTLSFRTTVPRALVFQRSGGGGGAGGLLLTLELDRGKLRLSLRMEEVSAQNQVLELPHNVTDGEWHSVEAVLQRGVLSLSLLGDAGSCGNQSCHQVAPVQSPSARLESPPQDTFIGGGGGGGAPQDSPLPAFIGCMRDVLVDWQLVVPEAWRSDSAVNVTPGCSHRDRCLDVPCQNSGQCVNLWQSYRCRCPRPYEGPDCEEEHVPARFGSDDARSYAAFAVTDDLAAGFSISLFLRTRRRRGLLLALADGGGGRYLHMWLEDGKVAVRLNDLKTLKAESAVDDGEVHFVSVEAARHRLSLHVAARKQAEAEVAEAEVAEVVGVRAGHAVYVGGLEESRTTSPYGGYFKGCIQDLRVNDRRLQFFGLDAAVRSYPLELRENVTAGCSGDNACGSNPCLNGGVCYSVWDDFTCACPPQTAGRRCGDVRWCELTPCAAGAECRTLTRGYECYSNATFLNDSTVLTFRGNGHIARNLTGVSLELRTRQRNAGILHAEKDAAFITLSVQGGLLFMELHGPAGEEGEGPGVSRLSLSSRTSVSDGEWHSVHLFMAAPWAAASRWTLVLDEEIEDTSGSPGGSLNFLRRGVDIFLGGLAPDAGRPLAGCLGTVELGGVALPYLGSSSVNLPRPQEEQFTQTSGGPALPGCAGGPVCQPDPCLNGGACRDLFNAYDCRCAEGWEGRRCSFLTDGCASSPCAHGNCSVSGAGYECRCAPGYAGEACDRQVDVCENHRCAHGGTCLHGPDRYACLCPENYTGSLCIERIEEVPWYIVVRNVAKLILNGGERSRGLSDNSFKCWNTRRSGGHTRSHKVTQGHTRSHKVTQGHRRSQKAS, from the exons ATGATGTGGACACCCGCACCATGGATTTGGGGGATTTTGTTGCTTGGATCAG GTTCCCTCTGCCAGGAGCTGGTGGACCCctgtgactccgccccctgcCACAACGGGGGCCGCTGTGAGAGCCGCCCCGTGTGCCGCTGCCTCCGCGACGGCGTCCTCTACGGAGGGGAGCGCTGCGGCGTGAGGCTCGTGGGCTGCGAGGGCCACGAGTGCCAGAACCGAGGCTCCTGCTCCCCGTTCCTGTCGGACGGCACTCACGGATACACCTGCTCCTGCTCACCCGGGCACACCGGACCCCTCTGCGGGACCCCCACCACCTTCTCCTTTGAGCGCAGCGGCTACCTGCTGCTGCGGAGCCCCCCGGTGGACACCGGGGAGTCCTGCAACGTCACGCTCAGCTTCAGGACCACCGTGCCCAGAGCGCTGGTGTTCCagaggagcggcggcggcgggggggcgggggggctgcTGCTGACTCTGGAGCTGGACCGGGGGAAGCTCCGCCTCTCGctgaggatggaggaggtctcCGCCCAAAACCAGGTCCTGGAGCTCCCGCACAACGTCACGGATGGAGAGTGGCACTCTGTGGAGGCTGTGCTCCAGAGGGGGGTGCTCAGCCTGAGCCTGCTGGGTGATGCCGGGAGCTGCGGGAACCAGTCGTGCCACCAGGTGGCGCCGGTCCAGAGCCCCTCGGCCCGGCTGGAGTCTCCTCCTCAGGACACCTTCatcggcggaggaggaggaggaggagcgcctcAGGACTCCCCTCTCCCGGCGTTCATCGGCTGCATGCGGGACGTGTTGGTGGACTGGCAGCTGGTCGTCCCCGAGGCCTGGAGGAGCGACTCGGCCGTCAACGTGACGCCGGGCTGCAGCCACAGGGACCGCTGCCTCGACGTGCCTTGCCAAAACTCAGGGCAGTGTGTCAACCTGTGGCAGAGCTACCGGTGCCGATGCCCGAGGCCGTACGAGGGGCCGGACTGTGAGGAGG AGCACGTGCCGGCTCGCTTCGGCAGCGACGACGCTCGCAGCTACGCGGCGTTCGCCGTCACCGACGACCTGGCGGCGGGCTTCTCCATCTCCCTGTTCCTGCGTACGAGGCGGCGCCGCGGCCTCCTCCTGGCGCTCgccgacggcggcggcggccgctaCCTGCACATGTGGCTGGAGGACGGCAAGGTCGCGGTCCGGCTGAACGATCTCAAGACTCTGAAGGCGGAGAGCGCCGTCGACGACGGGGAAGTCCACTTTGTGAGCGTGGAGGCGGCGCGGCACCGCTTGTCTCTGCACGTGGCGGCCCGGAAACAGGCCGAGGCGGAGGTCGCCGAGGCGGAGGTCGCCGAGGTCGTCGGCGTCCGAGCGGGACACGCGGTGTACGTGGGGGGTCTGGAGGAGAGCCGGACCACCTCGCCGTACGGGGGGTATTTCAAAGGATGCATTCAGGACCTGAGGGTCAACGACAGGCGGCTGCAGTTCTTCGGGCTGGACGCCGCAGTCAGGTCGTACCCTCTGGAGCTCAGGGAGAACGTGACCGCGGGGTGTTCAGGGGACAATGCCTGTGGC AGCAACCCGTGTCTCAACGGCGGCGTGTGCTACTCCGTGTGGGACGACTTCACGTGCGCCTGCCCCCCCCAGACAGCAGGGCGGCGCTGTGGGGACGTGAGGTGGTGCGAGCTCACGCCGTGCGCCGCGGGCGCAGAGTGCAGGACGCTGACCCGGGGCTACGAGT GTTACTCTAATGCAACCTTCCTGAACGACAGCACCGTGTTGACGTTCCGGGGAAACGGCCACATCGCCCGTAACCTCACCGGCGTCTCCCTGGAGCTCCGCACGCGCCAGCGCAACGCCGGCATCCTGCACGCCGAGAAGGACGCCGCCTTCATCACGCTCTCCGTCCAGGGAGGCCtcctcttcatggagctgcaCGGTCCcgctggagaggagggggaggggccgggcGTGTCCAGGCTCAGCCTCAGCAGCAGGACGAGCGTGAGCGACGGCGAGTGGCACAGCGTGCACCTGTTCATGGCGGCGCCGTGGGCGGCGGCCTCCCGCTGGACTCTGGTGCTGGACGAAGAGATAGAGGACACGTCCGGGAGCCCAGGGGGCAGCCTGAACTTCCTCAGGCGGGGCGTGGACATCTTCCTCGGGGGCCTGGCCCCCGACGCCGGCCGGCCCCTCGCCGGCTGCCTGGGCACCGTGGAGCTGGGCGGCGTCGCCCTGCCGTACCTCGGCTCCTCCTCCGTGAACCTCCCGCGGCCGCAGGAGGAGCAGTTCACACAGACGTCGGGTGGCCCGGCGCTCCCGGGCTGCGCCGGGGGCCCCGTGTGCCAGCCGGACCCCTGCCTGAACGGAGGGGCGTGCCGGGACCTCTTCAACGCTTACGACTGCCGCTGCGCCGAGGGCTGGGAGGGCCGGCGCTGCAGCTTCCTCACCGACGGCTGCGCCTCGAGTCCCTGCGCTCACGGGAACTGCAGCGTGAGCGGCGCCGGCTACGAGTGCCGCTGCGCGCCGGGCTACGCCGGCGAGGCCTGCGACCGCCAGGTGGACGTGTGCGAGAACCACCGGTGCGCCCACGGGGGAACCTGTCTGCACGGGCCGGACCGCTACGCCTGCCTCTGCCCCGAGAACTACACCGGCTCCCTGTGCAT tgAACGCATTGAAGAGGTTCCGTGGTACATCGTTGTCAGAAACGT AGCAAAGCTAATATTAAACGGCGGTGAGAGATCTAGAGGGTTGAGTGACAACAGCTTCAAGTGCTGGAACACGAGGCGCTCAGGaggtcacacaaggtcacacaaggtcacacaaggtcacacaaggtcacacaaggtcacacaaggtcacaGAAGGTCACAGAAG GCGTCCTag